Proteins encoded together in one Nostoc sp. PCC 7524 window:
- a CDS encoding UDP-N-acetylmuramoyl-L-alanyl-D-glutamate--2,6-diaminopimelate ligase, translated as MKLRELLAAVDGVAQIPSNPALADAEVKGLKTNSHACSVGDLFIGMPGTRVDGGEFWPSAIASGAVAAIVSPQAVEKNPPNDEAVVISANDMTKACAQIAAAFYGYPGQKLKLVGVTGTNGKTTTTHLIEFLLTKAQLPTALMGTLYTRWAGFEQTAAHTTPFAVELQQQLAQAVKAGCEFGVMEVSSHALAQGRVLGCPFEVGVFSNLTQDHLDYHRDMEDYFGAKALLFSPEYLKGRAIINADDPYGKRLIAALNPAKVWSYSVNDSSADLWMSDLSYEPNGVSGTLHTPEGEVTFRSPLVGQYNLENLLAAVGAVLHLGLDLQSVAAAIPEFPGVPGRMERVQISPEQDISVIVDYAHTPDSLENLLKAARPFIPGKMICVFGCGGDRDRTKRPKMGKIAAELADVAVVTSDNPRTEDPERILEDILGGIPDTIEPMVIGDRATAIRTAILQAQPGDGVLLAGKGHEDYQILGTEKIHFDDREHARDALQQRSQS; from the coding sequence ATGAAATTGCGGGAATTACTAGCAGCAGTAGATGGTGTGGCACAAATCCCTAGCAATCCGGCTTTGGCTGATGCTGAAGTTAAAGGATTGAAAACGAATTCCCATGCTTGCAGTGTGGGAGATTTGTTTATTGGGATGCCTGGAACACGGGTAGATGGTGGGGAATTTTGGCCGAGTGCGATCGCTTCTGGTGCTGTGGCTGCCATTGTTTCCCCCCAAGCTGTCGAAAAAAATCCTCCTAATGATGAGGCTGTTGTCATTAGTGCTAACGACATGACTAAAGCTTGCGCCCAAATTGCGGCGGCTTTTTATGGTTATCCTGGACAAAAACTCAAGCTGGTAGGTGTGACTGGTACTAATGGTAAAACTACTACTACTCACCTAATCGAGTTTCTACTCACTAAAGCACAATTACCGACGGCTTTGATGGGAACTCTCTATACTCGTTGGGCTGGTTTTGAGCAAACAGCTGCCCATACCACACCCTTCGCTGTGGAACTGCAACAGCAGCTAGCCCAAGCTGTTAAGGCTGGTTGTGAATTTGGGGTAATGGAAGTCAGTTCCCATGCTTTAGCTCAAGGGCGTGTCCTGGGTTGTCCGTTTGAGGTGGGTGTGTTTAGTAACCTCACCCAAGATCATCTGGACTATCACCGGGATATGGAAGATTATTTTGGGGCTAAAGCCTTATTATTTAGCCCGGAATATCTCAAAGGACGGGCAATTATTAATGCTGATGATCCCTACGGTAAACGATTAATTGCGGCGTTGAATCCTGCGAAGGTATGGAGTTACAGCGTTAACGATAGTAGTGCTGATTTATGGATGAGTGATTTAAGTTATGAGCCAAATGGTGTCAGTGGGACACTGCATACACCAGAGGGTGAGGTAACTTTTAGATCGCCTTTAGTTGGTCAATATAATTTAGAAAATCTGTTAGCAGCCGTAGGTGCAGTTTTACATCTAGGATTAGATTTGCAATCAGTGGCAGCTGCCATTCCTGAGTTTCCTGGTGTTCCAGGACGGATGGAAAGGGTACAGATTAGTCCTGAGCAAGATATTAGCGTGATTGTGGATTACGCCCACACACCGGATAGCTTAGAAAACTTACTCAAAGCAGCTAGGCCTTTTATTCCTGGGAAAATGATCTGTGTGTTTGGCTGTGGTGGCGATCGCGATCGCACTAAACGCCCCAAAATGGGTAAAATTGCGGCTGAGTTAGCTGATGTGGCGGTAGTAACTTCTGATAATCCCCGGACTGAAGACCCAGAAAGGATTTTAGAGGATATTTTGGGCGGTATACCTGACACTATAGAGCCGATGGTAATAGGCGATCGCGCCACCGCTATCCGCACTGCAATTTTACAAGCCCAACCCGGAGACGGTGTATTGCTGGCTGGTAAAGGTCATGAAGACTACCAAATTCTCGGTACGGAGAAAATTCACTTTGATGACCGAGAACACGCACGGGACGCACTACAACAGCGCAGTCAATCTTGA
- a CDS encoding glutaredoxin family protein, producing the protein MRLILYSKPGCHLCEGLQEKLEQIQNLPFELEIRDITTREDWFGAYQYEIPVLHLIQSEDEQAQALPRPSPRASVQQLQQMLYEYLAKTEKNDAE; encoded by the coding sequence ATGCGTTTAATTCTCTACAGTAAACCCGGCTGTCATCTATGTGAAGGCTTACAAGAAAAGCTAGAGCAGATCCAAAATTTGCCCTTTGAGTTAGAGATTCGTGACATTACCACCCGTGAAGATTGGTTTGGCGCGTATCAGTATGAAATTCCAGTTCTGCATCTAATTCAGTCTGAAGATGAGCAAGCACAAGCTTTACCCCGTCCTTCTCCGCGTGCTAGTGTGCAGCAATTACAGCAAATGTTGTATGAGTATTTAGCCAAGACCGAAAAAAATGATGCAGAATAG
- a CDS encoding Uma2 family endonuclease: MTQLKAQITLEEFLALPEGDITYELVDGELKPKMAPKRFHSRVTGTVYTLLTPWAQSRGEVGIEWAVTLKRKGKNWVPVPDLLYVSFSRLNSDVIEDKPCPIPPDLAIEIISPDQSFGEMSAKATDYLEAGVMRVWVLDAKAKTVTVFYPDARPQTKTGEDSLADDLLTELPITPQQIFQQAGIP; this comes from the coding sequence ATGACTCAACTCAAAGCCCAAATTACCCTTGAAGAATTCCTCGCCCTACCAGAAGGGGATATCACCTACGAATTAGTTGATGGCGAACTAAAACCTAAAATGGCACCAAAAAGATTTCACTCCAGAGTAACAGGCACCGTATACACACTTTTAACACCGTGGGCGCAAAGTCGTGGAGAGGTTGGTATTGAATGGGCAGTTACCCTAAAACGTAAAGGAAAAAACTGGGTTCCTGTACCAGATTTACTTTATGTGTCCTTCTCTCGCCTCAACAGTGATGTTATTGAAGATAAACCATGTCCCATCCCTCCAGACTTAGCAATTGAAATTATCTCACCCGACCAAAGTTTTGGAGAAATGAGTGCCAAAGCTACAGATTACCTAGAAGCAGGTGTAATGAGAGTTTGGGTTTTAGATGCCAAAGCCAAAACTGTGACCGTATTTTATCCTGATGCACGACCACAAACAAAAACTGGTGAAGATAGTTTAGCAGATGACTTATTGACAGAATTGCCAATCACACCACAGCAAATTTTTCAACAAGCAGGAATTCCTTAA
- a CDS encoding amino acid permease has protein sequence MTPIHTISKLHQPQTTRLFSRLEVDGSKLTHQPGSVLGSTALVAGTTVGAGILALPAVTLPSGIIPSTVLLIAVWLYALVSGLLIAEVSLNTMRLEGRLSVGLLAMAESTLGKIGARVAGGAYLFLHYALLVAYVAQGGEILISALAKVWGIPNNLPGWVGTTTFTLLFGGIMYLGREKLIEKLNSAFVAIVIASFLGLLLLGTGQVQSVQFFFQDWRALGSAISVMLVALFYHNVVPVVVTQLEGDSRKIRQSIIIGSAIPLVMFLLWNAVILGSVSPEIVKGSTSFDPLQILRAGGAGEWLGVLVSVFSEFAIVTSFIGFVYGLVDFFRDVALVRQSGLDQRLPLYSLILIPPMSLGAVNPHIFLTALDFAGTFSISVLGGIIPALMTWKQRQNSNHIHQLLVPGGRVTLIVMIALALMMMTKQILSMVR, from the coding sequence ATGACTCCCATACATACCATTTCTAAATTGCATCAACCACAAACCACTCGCCTATTTTCTCGCCTAGAAGTAGATGGTAGTAAATTAACTCACCAACCCGGTAGTGTTTTAGGAAGTACCGCATTAGTTGCTGGAACAACCGTTGGCGCGGGGATTTTAGCATTACCTGCGGTGACACTGCCTTCTGGTATTATCCCCTCAACAGTATTGCTGATTGCGGTTTGGCTATATGCCTTAGTTTCCGGACTGTTGATTGCGGAAGTCAGCTTAAATACGATGCGTCTAGAGGGGCGCTTGAGTGTCGGTTTGTTGGCAATGGCGGAAAGTACCCTAGGTAAAATTGGGGCTAGAGTGGCTGGTGGGGCATATTTATTTCTGCACTATGCCTTACTGGTGGCTTATGTTGCCCAAGGTGGTGAAATTTTAATCTCTGCACTAGCTAAAGTATGGGGTATTCCTAATAACTTGCCTGGGTGGGTAGGGACAACTACTTTTACCCTGCTATTTGGCGGCATTATGTATCTGGGGCGAGAAAAGTTGATTGAGAAATTAAACAGCGCCTTTGTTGCCATTGTCATCGCTTCCTTTTTGGGCTTGTTATTGTTAGGTACAGGACAAGTTCAAAGTGTGCAATTTTTCTTTCAAGATTGGAGGGCTTTAGGAAGTGCTATATCTGTGATGTTGGTAGCACTTTTCTACCATAATGTTGTGCCGGTGGTGGTAACTCAACTAGAAGGAGATAGCCGCAAAATTCGCCAATCTATTATTATTGGTTCGGCAATTCCCTTGGTGATGTTTTTGCTGTGGAATGCCGTAATTTTAGGTAGCGTCAGTCCTGAAATTGTAAAAGGCAGCACGAGTTTTGATCCTTTACAAATTCTCCGCGCTGGGGGTGCAGGTGAATGGTTAGGAGTCTTGGTATCTGTCTTTTCAGAGTTTGCAATTGTTACATCTTTTATTGGATTTGTGTACGGGTTAGTCGATTTCTTCCGAGATGTGGCGTTAGTTCGTCAAAGTGGACTTGATCAGCGTTTGCCGCTTTACTCACTCATTCTGATACCGCCGATGAGTTTAGGGGCAGTTAATCCCCATATTTTCTTAACAGCTTTAGATTTTGCTGGTACTTTCAGCATTTCTGTTCTGGGAGGAATCATCCCCGCCTTGATGACTTGGAAGCAACGCCAAAACTCCAATCATATCCATCAATTATTAGTTCCTGGGGGACGGGTGACGTTGATTGTGATGATTGCTTTGGCCTTAATGATGATGACAAAACAAATTCTATCAATGGTCAGATAG
- a CDS encoding AAA family ATPase produces MEFDYFRSNDGIPNNQNRQSLLASGWRPLHRELDWAFLWKLLHSDTKELTQKTLNLTSSLAEVLGRNNYTWWANVLNLVSENTRYEIDKFWHYITPDSQSPDYRYKDVLSTETPIVQFVSRQSIPIDYVLNRLQEITVLRVLELLGRPDIITQYYLERNFCYPVEKFINWERIDVVSTVYAYWAKDDIWLQIEAYDRGRRQYTLMSQNISPLINKATYDLAVMLSGYQSRVGKVHSQFPIRSFPVDIQSFTDTVQQAVLTQNQLAVVVNGEPGTGKTVWTQAVAKEILVPLGFVIFILDHDAIANFVPPAYLERICIIINEADNLAQNRASEVAQYNNKTEHILSLLDGTLYQSVIDDSGIHIKQRLVVLMTCNTTERLDPAMLRKGRVDLIYEFTQKFV; encoded by the coding sequence ATGGAATTTGATTATTTTAGAAGCAACGACGGCATTCCTAACAATCAAAATCGTCAAAGTTTACTAGCTAGTGGTTGGCGGCCATTGCATCGAGAATTAGACTGGGCATTTTTATGGAAACTATTACATAGCGATACAAAAGAATTAACGCAAAAAACCTTGAATCTCACCAGTAGTCTTGCAGAAGTGTTAGGCAGAAATAACTATACTTGGTGGGCGAATGTATTAAACCTTGTATCTGAGAACACACGCTACGAAATTGATAAATTTTGGCACTATATAACACCTGATTCGCAATCACCAGATTATCGTTATAAAGATGTTTTAAGTACGGAAACACCCATCGTACAATTCGTTAGCCGTCAGAGCATTCCTATTGATTATGTGCTGAATCGGCTCCAAGAAATTACAGTTTTACGAGTTTTAGAGTTATTAGGTCGTCCTGATATTATCACCCAATATTACTTAGAAAGAAATTTTTGTTACCCAGTTGAAAAATTCATTAATTGGGAACGGATAGATGTAGTCAGCACCGTTTATGCTTACTGGGCAAAAGATGATATTTGGTTACAAATTGAAGCCTACGATCGCGGACGACGGCAATATACTTTAATGTCTCAAAATATCTCGCCATTAATTAACAAAGCTACTTATGATTTAGCTGTGATGTTGAGTGGCTATCAAAGTCGTGTGGGTAAAGTCCACAGCCAATTTCCGATTCGTAGTTTCCCCGTAGATATTCAAAGCTTCACCGATACAGTACAGCAAGCAGTTCTCACCCAAAACCAGCTAGCAGTGGTAGTTAACGGTGAACCCGGTACAGGTAAAACTGTCTGGACACAAGCAGTAGCCAAAGAAATTCTTGTACCTCTAGGATTTGTCATCTTTATTTTGGATCATGATGCGATCGCTAACTTTGTCCCGCCTGCATATTTAGAGCGAATTTGCATCATTATCAATGAGGCTGATAACCTAGCTCAAAATCGTGCCTCGGAAGTTGCCCAATACAACAACAAAACAGAACATATTTTGAGCTTATTAGACGGGACTTTATACCAAAGTGTGATAGATGATAGTGGGATTCACATTAAGCAGCGATTAGTAGTGTTAATGACTTGCAATACCACTGAACGGCTAGATCCAGCAATGCTCAGAAAGGGTAGAGTCGATTTAATATATGAATTTACTCAGAAATTTGTTTGA
- a CDS encoding response regulator yields MYLTQLFMSDQEKHNSRQPLILAVEDNDDNLLLISYTLESLGCRFICQKDSYTTVLVAKEYQPDLIMLDILLPGQNGMDVVRQLKQEPLTREIPVVAVTALATREDRERIINAGFDEYISKPYMIEDLEAVIRRLLCGKFQLHSAYQLCQE; encoded by the coding sequence ATGTATCTGACACAATTATTCATGAGTGATCAAGAGAAGCATAACTCTCGGCAGCCTTTGATTTTAGCGGTGGAAGACAATGATGATAATCTACTGCTGATTAGTTACACTCTAGAGTCATTAGGCTGTAGATTTATTTGTCAAAAAGACAGTTATACAACTGTACTGGTGGCAAAAGAGTATCAACCAGACTTAATTATGTTAGATATTTTGTTACCAGGCCAGAATGGGATGGATGTTGTACGTCAGCTCAAACAAGAGCCGCTCACGCGTGAAATTCCTGTGGTAGCTGTCACAGCTTTGGCTACTAGAGAGGATCGAGAACGGATTATAAATGCAGGCTTTGATGAATACATCAGCAAACCCTACATGATTGAAGACTTAGAAGCAGTAATTCGTCGCCTATTGTGTGGGAAATTTCAACTCCATTCAGCTTACCAGTTATGTCAGGAGTAG
- a CDS encoding hybrid sensor histidine kinase/response regulator: MSAVENLTIDRILAVDDTKDNLILVQTILESEGYEIDLVTDGVSALKKVEQSPPDLILLDVMMPGMDGYEVTRRIRNNPALNYIPILLITAFHESSVVEGLDAGADDFIRKPFDTDELLARVRSLLRLKHSLDEQRKMARQREDFVSRLTHDLRTPLVAADRMLDLFLQETFCKISPEMKQAIAVMIRSNQNLLQMVNTLLEVYRFEAGKKTLNYDRCHLREIAEEVVSELAPLASEKGISLKLDTSKLDNLGANAGVVMGDCLELRRVLHNLVGNGIKFTDTGGVKIRIWEPDHNWVTIEVADTGYGIAPEDQLTIFERFRQGRNKRSGSGLGLHLSSRIIEAHEGSISLTSEVGRGSKFTIKLPKNVE; encoded by the coding sequence ATGTCTGCTGTTGAAAACCTTACAATTGATCGTATTCTTGCTGTCGATGATACTAAAGATAATCTGATTTTAGTTCAGACTATTCTCGAAAGCGAGGGCTATGAGATTGACTTAGTAACCGATGGTGTTTCGGCTTTAAAAAAGGTGGAACAGTCTCCACCGGATTTAATTTTGCTAGATGTGATGATGCCAGGGATGGACGGTTATGAAGTGACTCGCCGCATCCGTAATAATCCGGCGCTGAACTATATTCCGATTTTGTTAATCACAGCCTTTCACGAATCTAGTGTCGTGGAAGGCTTAGATGCAGGTGCAGATGATTTTATTCGCAAACCATTTGATACAGATGAACTATTAGCCAGGGTGCGATCGCTCCTGCGTCTCAAGCACAGTCTAGACGAACAACGCAAAATGGCGCGTCAACGGGAAGACTTTGTTTCCCGTCTGACTCATGATTTACGCACCCCATTAGTCGCAGCTGATCGGATGTTGGACTTGTTTTTGCAGGAAACCTTCTGCAAAATTTCCCCAGAAATGAAACAAGCGATCGCTGTCATGATTCGCAGTAACCAAAATTTGCTGCAAATGGTTAATACCCTGTTAGAAGTTTATCGCTTTGAAGCAGGTAAAAAGACTTTGAATTATGACCGATGTCATCTGCGAGAAATTGCGGAAGAAGTAGTGAGCGAACTAGCGCCTCTAGCTAGCGAAAAAGGTATCAGCCTCAAACTAGACACCAGTAAATTAGATAATTTAGGCGCAAACGCTGGTGTAGTTATGGGAGATTGCTTAGAACTAAGGCGCGTTCTACACAACTTAGTTGGTAATGGTATTAAATTTACTGATACAGGCGGTGTAAAAATTCGTATCTGGGAACCCGATCACAACTGGGTAACTATCGAAGTAGCAGATACAGGTTATGGCATTGCTCCTGAAGACCAACTAACTATTTTCGAGCGATTTCGTCAAGGTAGAAATAAAAGGTCAGGCAGTGGCTTAGGATTACATTTATCCAGTCGGATTATTGAAGCTCACGAAGGTTCAATTAGCCTCACCTCAGAAGTTGGAAGAGGTAGTAAGTTCACGATTAAACTACCCAAGAATGTGGAGTAG
- a CDS encoding ATP-binding response regulator codes for MEETLRILVVDDDELDRMEVRLALTQAGVSIEFTEVSDGETAFFALKNANYDCVFLNYGLPDQDGLTLIHKLRAAEIKVPLVVLTSHGDEQIAVELMKAGATDYLSKSRLSSEILAQVLRNAIRVHRAEMQAALAYQQLRESHEQLVRKNQELEKQRQQIQLQNFKLLEASRLKSQFLATMSHELRTPMNAIIGFSQILLRPKFGQLTRQQADMVERILNNGKHLLMLLNEVLDFSKLEEGQLALKPELFDLPKVINTAVGEMRSLAEAKNLSLLVQKNSENPLVFNDPVRVKQILINLLSNAIKFTESGSIWVEVKDLPGNRVAITVQDTGIGIAQKDFPHIFEAFRQVDQSITRKYPGTGLGLAIINSLVQMMGGKILLESQMGVGSIFRIELPRKISISHSFRTSGAVQLDGKGILNSAQNPHQSNYQTSKVSMGYPHLKL; via the coding sequence ATGGAAGAGACGCTGAGAATTTTGGTTGTAGATGATGATGAATTAGACCGCATGGAAGTCCGTCTTGCTCTCACTCAAGCAGGTGTAAGTATAGAATTTACAGAAGTAAGTGATGGTGAGACGGCGTTCTTTGCCTTAAAAAATGCTAATTATGACTGTGTTTTCCTGAATTATGGTTTACCAGATCAAGATGGTTTGACTTTAATTCACAAGTTACGTGCGGCGGAAATTAAAGTTCCTTTAGTAGTTCTGACATCTCATGGAGATGAGCAAATTGCTGTAGAATTGATGAAAGCTGGTGCTACCGACTATCTTTCTAAGTCGAGATTGTCTTCAGAAATATTAGCCCAAGTTTTACGGAATGCGATTCGGGTACACCGAGCAGAAATGCAAGCAGCTTTAGCATATCAGCAACTACGAGAAAGTCATGAACAGCTAGTACGTAAAAATCAAGAATTAGAGAAACAACGGCAACAAATTCAGCTACAAAACTTCAAATTATTAGAAGCATCGCGGCTAAAATCACAGTTTTTAGCTACCATGTCTCACGAATTACGGACACCGATGAATGCCATTATTGGTTTTTCACAGATATTGTTACGCCCAAAGTTTGGTCAGCTGACACGTCAGCAGGCAGATATGGTAGAACGTATCTTGAACAATGGTAAGCATTTACTCATGCTATTAAATGAGGTTTTGGACTTTTCTAAATTAGAAGAAGGGCAATTAGCACTCAAGCCAGAATTATTTGATTTACCTAAAGTAATTAATACCGCAGTTGGAGAAATGCGTTCTTTAGCAGAAGCAAAAAATTTGTCTTTGCTGGTGCAGAAGAACTCAGAAAACCCTTTGGTTTTCAATGATCCAGTGCGTGTTAAACAAATTTTAATAAATTTACTATCAAATGCTATTAAGTTTACAGAATCTGGTAGTATTTGGGTTGAGGTAAAAGACCTACCCGGAAATCGAGTAGCAATAACTGTGCAAGATACTGGTATTGGCATAGCTCAGAAAGATTTTCCCCATATTTTTGAAGCCTTTCGACAGGTTGATCAAAGTATTACCCGGAAATATCCAGGTACAGGTTTAGGTTTGGCGATTATTAATTCCTTGGTGCAAATGATGGGGGGAAAAATCTTGCTGGAAAGTCAAATGGGAGTTGGTTCAATATTTAGAATTGAACTGCCCCGAAAAATATCAATATCTCACTCATTTAGAACATCTGGGGCTGTGCAATTAGATGGGAAAGGAATTTTAAACTCGGCGCAAAATCCCCACCAGTCTAATTATCAAACCAGTAAAGTATCAATGGGTTATCCTCACCTCAAATTATAA
- a CDS encoding response regulator transcription factor yields the protein MNEISIILIEDHDLTRMGLRAALQSHGGLRVIGEAANATQGLKLLETAKPDVAVVDIGLPDMDGIELTRKFRRYQAESGQSNTKVLILTMDHTEDAVLAAFAAGADSYYMKETSISKLTEAIQATYGGNSWIDPAIANVVLRKMRQGIPGETQASDKPKTVKIEALPTEYEQVLETYPLTQRELEILELIVAGCSNGQIAEKLYITVGTVKTHVRNILNKLCADDRTQAAVRALRSGLVA from the coding sequence ATGAATGAAATCAGTATTATCTTAATTGAAGACCACGACCTCACTAGAATGGGGCTAAGAGCTGCATTACAGTCTCACGGTGGATTGAGAGTAATTGGTGAAGCAGCTAATGCAACTCAAGGACTAAAACTTTTGGAAACGGCAAAGCCAGATGTAGCTGTGGTAGATATCGGCTTACCGGATATGGACGGGATTGAACTCACCCGCAAATTTAGACGCTATCAAGCCGAGAGTGGGCAAAGTAACACCAAGGTTCTCATCTTGACAATGGATCACACAGAGGATGCTGTGCTGGCTGCTTTTGCCGCAGGTGCAGATTCTTATTATATGAAAGAGACAAGTATTAGTAAGTTAACAGAGGCCATACAAGCAACCTACGGTGGTAACTCATGGATTGATCCAGCGATCGCTAATGTGGTATTACGCAAAATGCGGCAAGGTATACCCGGCGAAACCCAAGCATCAGATAAACCCAAAACAGTCAAAATCGAGGCTTTACCCACAGAATACGAACAAGTATTAGAAACCTATCCCCTCACTCAACGGGAGTTAGAAATTCTCGAATTAATTGTCGCTGGTTGCAGTAACGGACAAATCGCCGAAAAACTCTATATTACCGTTGGCACAGTTAAAACCCACGTTCGCAATATTCTCAATAAACTCTGCGCCGATGATCGTACCCAAGCGGCTGTGCGAGCTTTGCGTTCTGGTTTAGTAGCGTGA
- a CDS encoding AAA family ATPase: protein MAINLREFFKATDPSRTLFINNGSDSKYYIDFSSVRGGDIIQTLKKKITFFQPDEPTCTLFTGHIGCGKSTELIRLQAELESLGFYVVYFESTDDLEITDVGIADVLLAIARRISQSLDKIILEDTNKFNALLQGALNLLNSEVTGLKTKVPGVGDVGFSAEKEKLSLSVGIGEITTKIKSDPKLREKINQYLAPQKIQLLEAINQELLQPAITKLQQQGKTGLVVIVDNLDRIDNSPKPWGRPQQEYLFVDQGEYLTKLNCHVVYTMPLSLKFSNDYGTLTQRFHDDPKVLPMVSVQYPDGSIHQEGMALMQQMVLARAFPDLQPAARLEKITEIFDSVSTLERLCMMSGGHVRDLLRLLNTWIMEEMALPLTRNTLEKVIRSRRNEMVLPISDSEWQLLKNVKQKKKVSDDDGYQKLIRSRFVFEYRESGESWFDVNPILAEARELTSL from the coding sequence ATGGCTATAAATTTACGGGAATTCTTTAAAGCGACAGATCCTAGCCGGACTCTGTTTATTAATAATGGCTCAGATAGTAAGTATTATATTGATTTCTCATCAGTGCGCGGTGGGGATATTATTCAAACGCTCAAGAAGAAGATTACCTTTTTTCAGCCAGATGAACCTACCTGTACTCTATTTACTGGACATATTGGCTGTGGAAAATCCACAGAACTGATTAGACTACAGGCAGAATTAGAAAGCTTAGGCTTTTATGTAGTCTATTTTGAATCGACCGATGATTTAGAAATCACCGATGTCGGTATCGCCGATGTGTTGCTAGCGATCGCGCGCAGAATTAGTCAAAGTCTCGATAAAATTATCCTGGAAGATACCAACAAATTTAACGCTCTGCTGCAAGGTGCGTTGAATCTCTTAAACTCCGAGGTGACGGGGTTGAAAACTAAAGTTCCTGGAGTGGGTGATGTTGGTTTCAGCGCCGAGAAAGAAAAACTATCGCTGTCGGTAGGTATTGGCGAAATCACCACCAAGATTAAAAGTGATCCCAAACTGCGGGAGAAAATTAATCAGTATCTTGCACCGCAGAAGATTCAACTATTAGAAGCCATCAATCAAGAATTATTGCAGCCGGCTATTACTAAACTCCAGCAGCAAGGTAAAACAGGACTGGTGGTAATTGTCGATAACCTCGATCGCATAGATAATAGTCCCAAGCCTTGGGGAAGACCACAACAGGAATACTTATTTGTAGACCAGGGTGAATATCTCACCAAGCTGAACTGTCATGTAGTCTACACCATGCCTTTGTCACTCAAGTTTTCTAATGATTACGGTACACTCACCCAGCGATTTCACGACGACCCCAAAGTATTGCCGATGGTGTCCGTACAGTATCCTGATGGTAGTATTCATCAAGAAGGCATGGCATTAATGCAGCAAATGGTATTAGCTAGAGCCTTCCCAGACTTGCAACCCGCAGCACGCTTAGAAAAAATTACCGAGATTTTTGATAGTGTTAGCACCCTAGAGCGTTTATGTATGATGAGTGGTGGTCATGTGCGGGACTTGCTCAGGCTCTTGAATACCTGGATTATGGAAGAAATGGCGCTTCCTCTGACTCGTAATACTTTAGAAAAGGTAATTCGTTCTCGCCGCAATGAAATGGTTTTGCCCATTTCTGATTCAGAATGGCAATTATTAAAGAATGTCAAGCAGAAGAAAAAAGTCAGCGACGATGACGGATATCAAAAATTAATCCGCAGTCGCTTTGTATTTGAATACCGAGAAAGCGGCGAGTCGTGGTTTGATGTGAATCCCATCTTGGCTGAAGCGAGGGAGTTAACCAGCCTTTAG